From one Paramormyrops kingsleyae isolate MSU_618 chromosome 1, PKINGS_0.4, whole genome shotgun sequence genomic stretch:
- the LOC111850154 gene encoding tripartite motif-containing protein 16-like, with amino-acid sequence MEKARISIHQDWLICPICLDVLKNPVTTPCGHNYCMGCIKNYWDQDDDECRCPKCRQNFKVKPVLHNNTLLAEMLENLKTDKPKMSESESGDEECDTGVGGKIEAVKLNFGIHKITDDTGEVQGKICSNHGKVLEVYCHTDQQCICYLCTLDKHKGHDLITAAAERSEKQKQIERKHKEVQQRIQKREKKLQEMKKSVDSFTHSAEAMVEDSEKIFTELISFIKNGHSEFKKMIADQEKAKMTEAVDVREQLEQNVSQLRKIKNEMEYLSCTQDHIHFLQSFESLCQLPKHEDLPKITMDPCCFSEGLMMSVFGLQEKLEDCCRKKLANIGQKVNIETVLPTPETRIRGLFLQHACQLSLDHNTVHENLFLFNNDTEVIRDGDNYYYPSHPERFDSVSQILCKEGLSGCCYWEVQWSGEVYIGVSYKEIGRKGSGNDCCLGHNDKSWSLHCSNSKCCFRYNNSKTSLPLSSCPRIGVYLDHKGGILSFYRVSDIMTLIHRVQTTFTQPLYPGFRLFFPIFGSAENIITLCPLIE; translated from the exons ATGGAAAAGGCTAGAATCTCAATACATCAGGACTGGCTTATCTGTCCTATCTGCTTGGATGTACTAAAGAATCCAGTGACTACTCCCTGCGGACACAATTACTGCATGGGCTGCATTAAGAACTACTGGGATCAAGATGACGATGAATGCAGATGCCCTAAGTGCAGACAAAACTTCAAAGTAAAACCAGTGCTACACAATAACACCCTGCTGGCTGAAATGTTGGAAAATCTAAAGACAGACAAACCGAAGATGTCTGAATCTGAATCTGGCGATGAGGAATGTGATACCGGTGTTGGGGGAAAAATCGAAGCTGTCAAGCTAAACTTTGGGATACACAAGATCACTGATGACACTGGAGAAGTGCAAGGAAAGATCTGTTCCAATCATGGTAAAGTGCTGGAGGTTTACTGCCACACTgaccagcagtgtatctgttaCCTGTGTACATTGGACAAGCACAAGGGCCATGATTTAATCACAGCTGCTGCAGAAAGGAGTGAAAAACAG AAGCAGATCGAGAGAAAACACAAAGAAGTCCAGCAGAGAATACAGAAGAGAGAGAAGAAGCTTCAGGAGATGAAAAAGAGTGTAGACTCATTCACA CACTCAGCAGAAGCAATGGTGGAGGACAGTGAGAAGATCTTTACTGAGCTGATCAGCTTCATTAAAAATGGCCACTCTGAGTTTAAGAAGATGATTGCAGATCAGGAGAAGGCTAAAATGACTGAGGCTGTAGACGTCCGTGAGCAACTGGAGCAGAATGTTAGTCAGCTAAGGAAGATAAAGAATGAGATGGAATACCTTTCATGCACACaggatcacatccatttcctccag AGTTTTGAATCTCTCTGCCAGCTTCCAAAACATGAAGATCTACCCAAGATCACTATGGATCCATGCTGCTTTTCTGAGGGTTTGATGATGTCTGTTTTTGGTCTGCAAGAGAAACTTGAAGACTGCTGCAGAAAGAAATTAGCAAACATTGGCCAAAAAG TGAATATTGAGACCGTCCTGCCAACACCAGAGACCCGGATCAGAGGACTGTTCTTACAAC ATGCCTGTCAGCTCTCTCTGGACCACAACACAGTCCATGAAAACCTGTTTCTCTTTAACAATGACACAGAGGTCATTAGGGATGGAGACAATTACTATTATCCTTCTCATCCAGAAAGATTTGACTCTGTTAGCCAAATACTGTGTAAAGAGGGTTTGTCTGGTTGCTGTTACTGGGAGGTTCAGTGGAGTGGGGAAGTTTATATAGGAGTGTCATATAAAGAAATTGGTAGGAAAGGATCTGGTAATGATTGCTGTCTTGGACATAATGACAAGTCCTGGAGTTTGCACTGCTCCAATTCAAAATGCTGTTTCAGATACAATAACAGCAAGACCTCTTTGCCTCTATCTTCTTGCCCTCGAATTGGTGTATATTTGGATCACAAGGGAGGAattctgtccttctacagagtctctgACATAATGACTCTGATCCACAGAGTTCAGACCACATTCACTCAGCCGCTCTATCCTGGATTTAGATTGTTTTTTCCCATATTTGGAAGTGCAGAAAACATCATCACACTGTGCCCCCTCATAGAATGA